The candidate division WOR-3 bacterium genome includes a window with the following:
- a CDS encoding DUF4837 family protein, protein MKNRSKVKMIWALCTLHFALCILHCTNVPKSVGKLREVTVISDYWNQVGQTVEGILCRPIKTPQPEPEFLLRVGGFDRFKDYSRLRVVFLIGTRNDAIIKEILGFRLDSLVPNGFGLFKLPNAWSANQWVLVFAADDTAKLLQGLEVYSQRIHHTITEIVLEQMNKATYSHPRDEKLTEGLTRFGWTIDVPQKWLLQDRYSDSSFVYIFSHFPDRSVFVWWSDTVATLNLDTVLDIRDNLTKMFYEGDSVDRNTVVAERIEFLGVPCLRARGVWQNPKRVIGGPFVLYAFNYQGRFFLIDGVVFNPGEKKLSNLFQVEAIIRTFLPR, encoded by the coding sequence ATGAAAAATAGGTCAAAAGTCAAAATGATTTGGGCTCTTTGCACCTTGCATTTTGCACTTTGCATTTTGCATTGCACCAATGTCCCTAAATCTGTTGGCAAACTGCGCGAAGTAACTGTTATTTCCGATTACTGGAACCAAGTTGGGCAAACGGTTGAAGGGATTCTCTGCCGCCCAATTAAGACCCCCCAGCCTGAACCGGAGTTTCTCTTACGGGTGGGAGGGTTTGACCGGTTCAAAGACTACTCCCGGTTAAGGGTTGTTTTTCTGATTGGCACAAGGAATGATGCCATCATCAAAGAGATTCTTGGCTTTAGGCTGGACTCACTCGTTCCTAACGGGTTTGGACTTTTCAAACTTCCCAATGCCTGGAGCGCAAATCAGTGGGTCCTGGTGTTTGCTGCTGATGACACGGCAAAACTTCTTCAGGGGCTTGAGGTCTACAGCCAGAGAATCCACCACACAATAACCGAGATTGTCCTTGAACAGATGAATAAGGCAACCTATTCCCACCCCCGGGATGAGAAACTGACAGAAGGGTTAACAAGATTCGGTTGGACAATTGATGTGCCACAAAAATGGCTTTTGCAGGACCGCTATAGCGACAGCAGCTTTGTCTATATATTCAGCCATTTTCCTGACCGGAGTGTCTTTGTCTGGTGGAGCGACACAGTTGCAACCCTTAATTTAGATACGGTTCTTGATATCCGCGATAACCTGACCAAAATGTTTTATGAAGGCGATTCGGTTGACCGCAACACGGTTGTTGCCGAAAGGATTGAGTTCTTAGGGGTTCCCTGTTTGCGGGCGCGCGGGGTATGGCAGAATCCCAAAAGGGTTATTGGCGGACCTTTTGTTCTTTACGCCTTTAACTATCAGGGCAGGTTTTTCCTGATTGATGGTGTTGTCTTCAACCCTGGGGAGAAGAAACTGAGCAACCTTTTTCAGGTGGAGGCAATTATCCGCACCTTTTTGCCAAGATAG
- a CDS encoding N-acetyltransferase produces the protein MSEVKVRLVSTPFDLERFVSLPFYLYKNDPYWVPPLKRDVKNTLTPGKNPFWNHAERALFLAERGGRVVGRICATIDKNYNEYHQTAIGFFGFFETENSLETCQRLFTACAEFLRSCGMKQVYGPANPSLNDEAGLLIGPFDGMPYIKMAYNPSYYPELIERCGLVKVKDLYAYSVPLDQPIPEKLQRVLQALKNKPGLSVRPVNLKDLKTDLKYIKEVYNDAWSNNWDFAPMTDEEIDDLARQLKPIVQPEICPLVFYQNEPAGICIALPDYNQVLKRLGGRLFPFGWLKFLYLKSRITRARLWALGVKRKFHNLGFDSLLYYESFMGAKKLGYTEGEVSWILEDNLAIIRPILMWGGKPYRTYRVYQFAL, from the coding sequence TTGAGCGAGGTCAAAGTTCGCCTGGTCTCAACCCCTTTTGACCTTGAGCGGTTTGTCAGTCTGCCCTTTTACCTTTACAAAAACGACCCTTACTGGGTGCCACCATTAAAGAGAGATGTCAAAAACACCCTCACCCCGGGCAAAAACCCTTTCTGGAACCATGCTGAACGGGCGCTATTTCTCGCTGAGCGGGGAGGCAGGGTTGTGGGCAGAATCTGCGCCACAATTGATAAGAACTACAATGAGTATCACCAAACTGCCATCGGCTTTTTCGGCTTCTTTGAAACTGAAAACAGCCTTGAGACCTGCCAGCGCCTTTTTACCGCTTGTGCCGAGTTTCTCCGTTCTTGCGGTATGAAACAGGTCTATGGACCTGCAAATCCGAGTTTGAATGATGAAGCCGGGCTTTTAATTGGGCCGTTTGACGGTATGCCCTATATCAAGATGGCTTACAACCCCTCTTATTATCCGGAACTGATTGAGCGCTGCGGATTGGTCAAGGTGAAGGACCTCTATGCCTATTCAGTGCCGCTTGACCAGCCGATTCCGGAAAAGTTGCAGCGGGTTCTGCAGGCGCTGAAAAACAAGCCTGGGCTTTCGGTGAGACCGGTCAATCTCAAAGACCTGAAGACTGACCTCAAATACATCAAAGAGGTTTATAACGATGCCTGGTCAAACAACTGGGACTTTGCACCGATGACTGATGAGGAGATTGATGACCTTGCCCGGCAGTTAAAGCCGATTGTCCAGCCAGAAATCTGCCCATTGGTCTTTTACCAAAACGAACCGGCAGGGATATGCATCGCCCTGCCTGACTACAATCAGGTGTTAAAGCGGCTCGGGGGAAGGTTGTTTCCGTTCGGCTGGCTTAAATTTCTATATCTTAAGAGCCGTATCACCCGTGCCCGTCTCTGGGCGCTTGGTGTCAAACGCAAATTCCACAACCTCGGTTTTGACTCCTTGCTCTATTACGAATCATTTATGGGTGCTAAAAAACTCGGTTATACCGAAGGCGAGGTCTCCTGGATTCTTGAGGACAACCTTGCCATCATCCGTCCGATCCTGATGTGGGGCGGTAAGCCCTATCGCACCTATCGTGTTTACCAGTTTGCCCTGTAA
- a CDS encoding YncE family protein: GEVVAMGHSWLSPDTYYVRAQAKDIHGDTSDWSSAHRIAIHLRLNSPPNKPATPDGPGAGYTDSVYTFSTQAYDPDGDSVAIRFFWGDGTVSEWSSYVESGEVVAMGHSWLSPDTYYVRAQAKDIHGDTSDWSDAHQIVLDAPPRDYPYRVVATVPVGTWPRCLTPLPNGEFVYVTNSGSNSVSIIRTADNTVVNAVPVGDEPEGIVSLPDGSFVYVANSQSNNVSVIRTADNRVITAIRVNATPTAIAVLPDGSYVYAANWDSRNVSVIRTADNEVVATVPVGRNPRGVAVLPDGSYVYVTNWGANNVSVIRTADNEVVLTIPVGNAPQGIAVLPDGSYIYLTNFYENTVSVIRTSDNVVVANIPVGTSPTGIAVLPGGNYVYVTNFHDNTVSVIRTSDNVVVANIPVGEEPWGIAALPDGNYVYVANWRSGNVTVIGR; the protein is encoded by the coding sequence TGGTGAGGTGGTGGCGATGGGTCATTCTTGGCTTTCCCCGGACACCTATTATGTGAGGGCGCAGGCAAAGGATATTCACGGCGACACCTCTGACTGGTCGTCTGCGCATCGGATTGCAATCCACTTAAGACTCAACTCCCCTCCGAACAAACCGGCAACCCCAGATGGTCCAGGAGCGGGCTATACTGACAGTGTCTACACCTTTTCAACCCAGGCTTATGACCCTGATGGTGACAGCGTTGCGATACGGTTTTTTTGGGGTGATGGGACCGTTTCGGAATGGTCTTCATATGTTGAGAGTGGTGAGGTGGTGGCGATGGGGCATTCTTGGCTTTCCCCGGACACCTATTATGTGAGGGCGCAGGCAAAGGATATTCACGGCGACACCTCTGACTGGTCAGACGCCCATCAGATTGTCCTTGACGCCCCTCCCAGGGACTATCCTTATCGGGTAGTGGCAACGGTTCCTGTTGGGACCTGGCCCCGGTGTCTAACACCCCTGCCCAATGGGGAATTTGTTTATGTAACAAATTCTGGTAGTAACTCGGTCTCGATAATACGCACTGCTGACAATACCGTGGTGAACGCAGTCCCGGTAGGTGATGAGCCTGAGGGTATCGTGTCATTGCCTGACGGCAGTTTTGTGTATGTAGCAAATTCACAAAGTAATAATGTCTCGGTGATAAGGACCGCCGACAACAGGGTAATAACGGCGATAAGGGTGAACGCCACACCGACTGCAATAGCGGTTTTGCCTGATGGCAGTTATGTCTATGCCGCCAATTGGGATTCCAGGAATGTCTCTGTTATACGCACCGCTGACAATGAGGTGGTGGCAACCGTTCCTGTGGGGAGAAACCCTCGTGGTGTTGCGGTTTTGCCTGATGGCAGTTATGTCTATGTCACCAATTGGGGTGCTAACAATGTTTCGGTGATACGCACCGCTGATAATGAGGTGGTTTTAACCATCCCGGTAGGAAATGCCCCTCAGGGAATAGCGGTTCTACCTGATGGCAGTTATATCTATTTAACCAATTTTTATGAGAACACCGTTTCGGTGATACGGACAAGCGATAATGTGGTGGTGGCAAATATTCCAGTGGGCACTTCTCCTACTGGTATCGCGGTTCTTCCTGGGGGGAATTATGTTTATGTGACCAATTTTCATGATAACACCGTCTCGGTGATACGGACAAGCGACAATGTGGTGGTGGCAAATATTCCGGTAGGCGAGGAACCTTGGGGTATCGCGGCTTTGCCTGATGGCAATTATGTGTATGTGGCTAACTGGAGGAGTGGTAATGTCACGGTGATTGGTCGTTGA
- the recG gene encoding ATP-dependent DNA helicase RecG, which yields MNSGLETPIQYLKGIGPKRAEQFARIGVQTVRDLLFLVPRRYLDRSQVLPIARLRVGDEATVIGRIIATAHRRTKTKKELVSCLIKDDSDVIEVLWFNRPDLKTRFKPGQEILISGKVTRFRHKQFVNPSFELLEGKDGFSFANAIIPVYPLTEGLSIWVIRKAVQTGLERFGNLLNETLSREILSHYRFPDIKSAIAAVHFPRSLVLAEKARERLIYEELFFFQLLLALRRRSSEQVKKSRPLIEKGNLTQPFLKGLGFKLTRAQERVIAEIRQDMAQMRCMNRLLQGDVGSGKTVVALYAMLIACENGFQAALMAPTEILAEQHFYNWQERLKGLGLKAALLTGSTSVKERGQILAGLESGEVQMVFGTHALIEEGVRFSRLGLVVVDEQHRFGVMQRAALLNKGINPDFLVMTATPIPRTLTLTVYGDLDLSVLDEKPPGRMPVITRLFTEKQRQRVYEGIRRRLAMAEQVFVVCPLIEESEKLELASAVESYEKTKAAFPGYKIGLIHGRLRPEERRKMMERFRLGELDILVATPVIEVGVDIPNATVMVIEHPERFGLAQLHQLRGRIGRGERPSWCILMAQDEEMAESSERLRYFVSTNDGFKLAEKDLEMRGPGEILGTRQHGLPDLRIADIFRDREILLRARRDAFRLIELDPELKQPQNENIRKTLFERYQGRVELLRVG from the coding sequence GTGAATAGTGGACTCGAGACCCCAATTCAGTATCTGAAAGGTATCGGTCCGAAAAGGGCAGAGCAGTTTGCCCGCATTGGGGTTCAGACGGTCCGGGATTTGCTTTTTTTAGTACCCCGGCGCTATCTTGACCGCTCCCAGGTCCTGCCGATTGCCCGCTTAAGGGTTGGTGATGAGGCAACGGTGATCGGCAGAATCATTGCTACCGCTCACAGGAGGACCAAGACCAAAAAGGAACTTGTCAGTTGCCTGATAAAGGACGACTCGGATGTGATTGAGGTCCTCTGGTTCAATCGTCCAGATTTAAAGACAAGGTTTAAACCCGGTCAGGAGATTTTAATCTCGGGAAAGGTTACCCGGTTCCGGCACAAGCAGTTTGTCAACCCAAGTTTTGAACTCCTCGAGGGCAAAGACGGATTTTCCTTTGCCAATGCCATCATCCCGGTGTATCCCTTGACCGAGGGTCTTTCAATCTGGGTAATCAGAAAGGCGGTGCAAACCGGGCTTGAGCGGTTTGGCAATCTCTTGAACGAGACCCTGTCAAGGGAAATCCTTTCTCACTACCGATTTCCGGACATTAAAAGTGCAATCGCGGCGGTCCACTTTCCCAGGAGCCTGGTTCTTGCCGAGAAGGCAAGGGAGCGGCTGATTTATGAGGAACTATTTTTCTTTCAATTGCTTTTAGCCCTGCGCCGGCGCTCCTCGGAACAGGTCAAGAAGTCCAGGCCTTTGATTGAAAAAGGAAACCTGACCCAACCTTTTTTGAAAGGGCTTGGTTTTAAACTCACCCGGGCGCAGGAAAGGGTGATTGCGGAGATAAGGCAGGATATGGCGCAGATGCGGTGTATGAACCGGCTCCTCCAGGGTGATGTCGGCTCGGGCAAGACCGTTGTTGCGCTCTATGCGATGCTCATTGCCTGTGAAAACGGTTTTCAGGCGGCGCTGATGGCGCCGACCGAGATTCTTGCTGAACAGCACTTTTATAACTGGCAGGAGCGGCTTAAGGGACTGGGCTTGAAAGCGGCGCTTTTGACCGGTTCAACCAGTGTCAAGGAGCGGGGGCAAATCCTTGCCGGTCTGGAAAGTGGTGAGGTCCAGATGGTATTTGGCACCCACGCCCTGATTGAGGAAGGGGTGAGGTTTTCCCGGCTTGGTCTGGTTGTTGTTGATGAGCAGCACCGGTTCGGGGTGATGCAGAGGGCAGCCCTTTTGAACAAGGGGATAAATCCAGACTTTCTGGTGATGACCGCAACCCCGATTCCTCGCACCCTGACCCTGACCGTTTACGGCGATTTGGATTTGTCCGTCCTTGATGAAAAACCGCCGGGCAGGATGCCGGTAATAACCAGGCTCTTTACCGAAAAACAGCGGCAAAGGGTTTACGAAGGGATAAGAAGGCGGCTCGCTATGGCTGAGCAGGTTTTTGTTGTCTGCCCTTTGATTGAGGAGAGCGAGAAACTGGAACTGGCGTCAGCGGTTGAGAGTTACGAGAAGACCAAGGCGGCTTTCCCTGGATACAAAATTGGCCTAATTCATGGTCGGCTGCGACCGGAGGAGAGGCGCAAGATGATGGAGCGTTTCCGCCTGGGTGAACTTGATATCCTCGTAGCAACACCGGTGATTGAGGTGGGGGTTGACATTCCCAATGCGACGGTAATGGTGATTGAGCATCCAGAGCGGTTTGGACTTGCCCAGTTGCACCAGTTGCGGGGGAGGATTGGTAGGGGTGAGCGCCCCTCCTGGTGTATTTTAATGGCACAGGACGAGGAAATGGCAGAGTCAAGCGAACGCCTGCGTTATTTTGTCTCAACAAACGATGGGTTCAAACTGGCAGAGAAGGACCTGGAGATGCGCGGTCCGGGTGAGATTTTGGGGACAAGGCAGCACGGACTTCCAGACTTGCGGATAGCAGACATCTTTCGCGACCGGGAGATCCTTTTGCGGGCAAGAAGGGATGCCTTTCGCCTGATCGAACTTGATCCGGAACTGAAACAGCCGCAAAATGAGAATATCAGGAAAACCCTTTTTGAGCGCTATCAGGGCAGGGTAGAACTGTTGCGGGTTGGATAG
- the ligA gene encoding NAD-dependent DNA ligase LigA, giving the protein MDKEKAKKEIERLRREIEEHNYRYYVLAQPIISDYEFDLLLKRLEELEKQFPEFITPDSPTQRVGGEPLKEFKTVTHEIPMLSLDNTYNYDELREFDERVKKVVPKPVYLVQQKIDGVAVALRYENFRLVLGATRGDGLHGDDITQNLKTINSVPLRLRKEVKGFERFEVRGEVYLPRQEFVRLNEEREEEGEPVFANPRNAAAGTLKLLDPREVKKRKLDCFIHTVPKPPKGYERDSDTIAVLKELGFKVTPPSLLFDGIEGVIDFCEKWQKERTGLPYDVDGMVIKLDRYRDREELGTTEKSPRWAVAYKYPPEEKETRVKRIFVNVGRLGTVTPVAELEPVFLSGTTVTHSTLHNMDEVERLDVREGDTVVVHKAGEIIPQVLRVVKEKRPPGTKKFKMPERCPVCGTKLFKEADEVAWRCVNASCPAQLVARLLHFGSRQALDIEGLGEKLVEQLVKKGLVKNFADLYELKLEQLIELERMGKKSAENLLQALSESKKRPFARVLFGLGIRHIGIHAARLLAQHFGSIERLMSAKEDEIAQVPGIGPAVAESLKNFFSDKENRELINRLKRAGLQFEEKGATGPKPLAGKRFVLTGTLEHYTREAATEKILALGGTVSSSVSKNTDYVVVGKEPGSKLDKARALGVKTIDEDEFRRLIGEK; this is encoded by the coding sequence ATGGATAAGGAAAAGGCAAAGAAAGAGATTGAAAGACTGCGCCGGGAGATTGAGGAGCACAATTACCGCTATTATGTCCTTGCCCAGCCAATCATCTCTGACTATGAGTTTGACCTGTTGCTGAAAAGGCTTGAGGAGCTGGAAAAACAGTTTCCCGAGTTCATCACGCCCGACTCTCCGACCCAGCGGGTTGGGGGCGAGCCTTTAAAGGAGTTTAAGACCGTTACCCACGAGATTCCGATGCTTTCCCTTGACAACACCTATAACTACGATGAACTGCGGGAGTTTGACGAGCGGGTGAAGAAGGTTGTGCCCAAGCCGGTCTATCTGGTCCAGCAGAAGATTGACGGTGTGGCGGTGGCGCTGAGGTATGAAAACTTCCGGCTGGTTTTAGGGGCAACCAGGGGCGACGGTCTGCACGGTGACGATATCACCCAGAACCTGAAGACGATTAACAGTGTGCCCTTGCGCCTGCGCAAGGAGGTTAAGGGGTTTGAACGGTTTGAGGTCAGGGGCGAGGTGTATCTGCCCAGGCAGGAGTTTGTCCGCCTGAATGAGGAGCGGGAGGAGGAGGGCGAGCCGGTCTTTGCCAACCCCCGGAATGCCGCTGCCGGCACATTGAAACTTCTTGACCCGCGTGAGGTCAAGAAAAGAAAACTGGACTGCTTCATCCATACCGTGCCCAAGCCACCAAAGGGCTATGAAAGGGATTCAGACACGATTGCGGTTTTAAAGGAACTTGGTTTCAAGGTAACACCACCCTCGCTCCTGTTTGATGGGATTGAGGGGGTGATTGATTTCTGCGAAAAGTGGCAGAAGGAACGGACGGGTCTGCCCTATGATGTTGATGGGATGGTTATCAAACTTGACCGCTACCGCGACCGGGAGGAGCTGGGGACAACCGAAAAGAGCCCGCGCTGGGCGGTTGCCTATAAATATCCACCTGAGGAGAAGGAGACGAGGGTAAAAAGAATCTTTGTGAATGTTGGTAGACTGGGAACGGTGACGCCGGTGGCAGAACTTGAGCCGGTATTTTTGTCCGGGACAACCGTCACCCACTCAACCTTGCACAATATGGATGAGGTTGAACGGCTGGATGTGCGGGAAGGTGATACGGTCGTGGTGCACAAGGCGGGTGAGATTATTCCGCAGGTTCTGCGGGTGGTAAAGGAGAAGCGCCCACCCGGAACAAAGAAATTCAAGATGCCGGAGAGATGCCCGGTCTGCGGAACAAAACTTTTCAAAGAGGCGGATGAGGTTGCCTGGCGGTGCGTAAACGCATCCTGTCCCGCGCAACTGGTGGCAAGGCTATTACATTTCGGCTCCAGGCAGGCGCTGGATATTGAGGGGTTGGGCGAGAAACTGGTTGAGCAGCTGGTCAAAAAGGGGCTGGTAAAGAACTTTGCCGACCTTTATGAACTGAAACTTGAGCAGCTGATTGAACTGGAACGGATGGGCAAAAAGTCGGCAGAAAACCTTTTGCAGGCGCTCTCAGAGTCAAAGAAAAGACCCTTTGCCCGGGTCCTGTTTGGCTTGGGAATCAGGCATATTGGGATTCATGCGGCAAGGCTCCTTGCCCAGCACTTTGGCTCAATTGAAAGACTGATGTCAGCAAAGGAGGATGAGATTGCCCAGGTGCCAGGAATTGGACCGGCAGTGGCAGAGTCACTCAAAAACTTCTTTTCTGACAAGGAGAATAGAGAACTGATCAACCGGCTCAAGAGGGCAGGGCTGCAGTTTGAGGAAAAGGGGGCAACCGGACCAAAGCCCCTTGCCGGCAAAAGGTTTGTCTTGACCGGGACATTAGAGCATTACACCCGGGAGGCGGCAACCGAAAAGATTCTTGCCCTCGGTGGAACGGTCTCATCCTCGGTGTCAAAGAACACCGATTATGTGGTTGTGGGGAAGGAGCCGGGCTCAAAACTGGACAAGGCAAGGGCTCTCGGTGTAAAGACCATTGACGAGGATGAGTTCCGCCGGCTGATAGGAGAGAAGTGA
- a CDS encoding pyridoxal phosphate-dependent aminotransferase family protein, with protein sequence MDLFAKCVEYYPIVDRAKKAGYYPYFIPLNSEPDRRVTIKGKELIMLGSNNYLGLTTDPRVKQAAIDAIKKYGTGCTGSRFLNGTLDLHIELETQLADFYKKEDCIVFSTGYQTNLGVVSALVRRGDFAITDKLDHASIMDGCQMSYGQVKRFSHNDPNSLEAVLKTLPKDSGKLVIVDGVFSMEGDIAPLDKIVPLVKKYHCRLMVDDAHAVGVLGKHGRGTAEHFGVEDDVDLIMGTFSKSFATIGGYVVGEHKVITFIRHQARPLIFSAAIPPTAVATVLAALRIIKSEPERRERLWRNARRMIQGLGSMGYNIGTTATPIIPIHIGDDMKTLHFWRALFDEGIFANPVLPPAVPPKGSLIRTSLMATHTDDDITQALEIFERVGKREGLIT encoded by the coding sequence ATGGATTTATTTGCCAAATGTGTTGAATACTATCCGATTGTTGACCGGGCAAAAAAGGCTGGATATTACCCCTATTTCATCCCGCTAAACTCGGAACCAGACCGCCGCGTTACCATCAAGGGCAAGGAGCTGATCATGCTCGGCTCCAACAACTACCTCGGCCTGACAACCGACCCACGGGTAAAACAGGCGGCGATTGATGCCATCAAGAAATATGGGACCGGCTGCACCGGCTCAAGGTTTCTGAATGGCACCCTTGACCTCCATATTGAACTGGAAACCCAGCTTGCCGACTTCTACAAAAAGGAGGATTGCATTGTCTTTTCCACTGGCTATCAGACGAACCTCGGCGTGGTTTCCGCGCTTGTCCGCCGGGGCGACTTTGCCATCACTGATAAACTTGACCACGCCTCAATTATGGATGGCTGTCAGATGTCCTATGGTCAGGTCAAGCGCTTTAGTCATAATGACCCCAACTCTTTGGAAGCGGTACTTAAAACCCTACCCAAGGATTCCGGAAAACTGGTGATAGTTGATGGTGTCTTTTCAATGGAAGGGGACATCGCACCGCTTGATAAAATCGTTCCGTTGGTAAAAAAATACCACTGCCGGCTGATGGTTGATGATGCCCATGCGGTCGGTGTTCTTGGCAAACACGGACGGGGCACCGCTGAACATTTTGGTGTGGAGGATGATGTTGACCTGATTATGGGAACATTCTCTAAATCGTTTGCCACAATTGGCGGGTATGTGGTGGGCGAGCACAAAGTCATTACCTTTATCCGGCACCAGGCACGCCCTTTAATCTTTTCTGCGGCAATTCCGCCTACCGCAGTGGCAACCGTCCTCGCCGCGCTCAGGATAATTAAGTCCGAGCCTGAGCGCCGGGAAAGGCTCTGGCGGAATGCCAGGCGGATGATTCAGGGTCTGGGTTCAATGGGTTATAATATCGGTACCACCGCTACACCGATTATTCCTATTCACATTGGCGATGATATGAAGACCCTTCATTTCTGGCGTGCCCTTTTTGACGAAGGGATATTTGCCAATCCAGTTTTACCACCAGCAGTGCCGCCCAAAGGTTCGCTTATCCGCACCAGTTTGATGGCAACCCATACCGATGATGACATCACCCAGGCACTTGAAATCTTTGAAAGGGTGGGCAAGAGGGAAGGGCTGATTACTTGA